From a single Thermodesulfovibrionales bacterium genomic region:
- a CDS encoding proline--tRNA ligase codes for MFYSKLFIPTLREVGQEAESVSHRLLLRGGFIRQLASGLYIFLPLGWRVMQRIIKILREEMDAIGAQEITCPVLHPSELWEATGRWFEIKDEMFRLKDRGGRNMCLGMTHEEVMAWLAAKEIRSYRELPQIWYQIQIKLRDEARPKAGIIRTREFIMKDSYSFDIDEEGLAQSYEIHRKAYHRIFQRCGLKFYEVESDPGMMGGGQSHEFMAPSSAGEDEILLCDKCGYAANVEVADSVPAHYDSEESNLEEVYTPGLKTVEEVSKFLGLQKEGFIKTLALMASEGMVLVLLRGDQQLHEKKLQKIIGPFRQALKEEILEKIGTEPGFIGPHGHKLRILADPVLKDGFYVSGANKKDYHVKGLRAGIHFEAEWYPLHVAREGEGCPKCNGRLKMEKAIEVGNIFKLGTKYSVPLKAFYLDSSGQQKPIIMGSYGIGPARIMAAAVEQNHDADGIIWPKSIAPFDIEIIPLSTGSEVMDLAVKIYNALRERGLDVLLDDRDQRPGVKFKDADLIGIPYQVIIGEKGLKEGYIELKERRTKTLTKLSPDSLYRYGF; via the coding sequence ATGTTTTATTCAAAACTATTTATACCTACTTTGAGGGAGGTTGGCCAGGAGGCCGAGTCTGTAAGCCACAGGCTTCTTCTGAGAGGTGGATTTATCAGACAGCTTGCATCAGGTCTTTATATCTTTCTGCCCCTTGGCTGGAGGGTAATGCAGAGGATTATAAAGATCTTAAGGGAAGAGATGGATGCCATCGGTGCTCAGGAGATAACCTGCCCTGTACTTCATCCCTCTGAACTCTGGGAGGCTACTGGAAGATGGTTTGAGATCAAGGATGAGATGTTCAGGCTCAAGGACAGGGGTGGAAGGAATATGTGTCTTGGAATGACTCACGAAGAGGTTATGGCATGGCTTGCTGCAAAAGAGATAAGGTCTTACAGGGAACTTCCCCAGATATGGTACCAGATTCAGATAAAACTAAGAGATGAGGCAAGACCAAAGGCTGGAATTATCAGGACAAGAGAGTTCATTATGAAGGATAGCTACAGTTTTGATATTGACGAAGAGGGTCTTGCTCAAAGTTACGAGATACACAGAAAGGCCTATCACAGGATATTTCAAAGGTGTGGCCTGAAATTCTATGAAGTTGAATCAGACCCTGGAATGATGGGTGGTGGTCAGTCTCATGAATTCATGGCGCCCTCGTCTGCAGGTGAGGATGAGATTTTGCTCTGTGATAAATGTGGATATGCAGCAAATGTAGAGGTTGCTGATTCTGTTCCTGCTCACTATGATTCAGAAGAGTCAAATCTGGAAGAGGTTTACACACCTGGTCTAAAAACAGTTGAAGAGGTCTCTAAGTTTCTTGGTTTACAAAAGGAGGGTTTTATAAAGACACTTGCATTGATGGCTTCTGAAGGGATGGTCCTTGTACTTTTGAGGGGAGATCAGCAGCTTCACGAAAAGAAGCTCCAGAAGATAATAGGTCCATTCAGACAGGCATTAAAAGAAGAGATCCTGGAAAAAATTGGAACCGAGCCAGGTTTCATAGGACCTCATGGTCACAAGCTTAGGATTCTGGCCGATCCTGTCCTTAAAGATGGCTTTTATGTAAGTGGTGCAAATAAGAAGGACTATCATGTAAAGGGTTTAAGGGCAGGTATTCACTTTGAGGCTGAGTGGTATCCGCTTCATGTAGCGAGAGAGGGAGAAGGATGCCCTAAATGCAATGGAAGATTGAAGATGGAGAAGGCCATTGAGGTAGGTAATATCTTTAAGCTTGGCACAAAATATTCAGTCCCTCTCAAGGCTTTTTATCTTGATAGCTCTGGCCAGCAGAAGCCCATAATAATGGGGAGCTATGGAATCGGTCCTGCCAGGATTATGGCTGCTGCTGTAGAGCAGAACCATGATGCTGACGGCATAATATGGCCAAAAAGCATTGCACCATTTGATATTGAAATCATTCCATTAAGCACAGGCAGTGAGGTTATGGACCTGGCAGTAAAGATTTATAATGCCTTAAGAGAAAGAGGACTTGATGTCCTTCTTGATGACAGGGATCAGAGACCAGGCGTTAAATTTAAGGATGCCGATCTAATAGGCATACCCTATCAGGTTATAATAGGTGAAAAGGGTTTAAAGGAAGGATACATTGAGCTTAAAGAAAGAAGAACAAAGACCCTCACAAAGCTCTCCCCTGATAGCCTCTATAGATACGGGTTCTAA
- a CDS encoding sensor domain-containing diguanylate cyclase encodes MSRAVNHFLDLVSIPLVVVRHDFTIIDFNRAFMLLSGAAKVSVGLDVRDIGLFRDIRLDLTEALIHEHRPRNLYVYQGDSVFEVKIDLNRSQEFYGERTHFIYLIDVTRFINAEKELLRKNKELMIANSISNIFISSSETEELYGNILEKCMLVGDFGVGAVLTPAEERGGLAVRAQRGFSLAFQRSIQGDFQKLITSSESPMRVFDREEIGSNEILMREGILFFVIVPLVSSGTVLGYLLLGNRKERVFDLELASIISLIGNNVALVFDKIRLFKELERLSITDSLTGLFNRRYFYGALEKEIERVKRYGANFSLVLIDIDDFKRVNDEYGHLAGDRVLQVLADILKRTLRKVDIIARYGGEEFILLLPNTGKEEAGAIANRIREEISKTVVECRSDKGAEVICPVTISGGITTCPDDFTDADRLLSAADKAMYEAKSLGKNKMILYHKEPAIFEADELRKIEKGGSE; translated from the coding sequence ATGAGTAGAGCTGTTAATCACTTTCTTGACCTTGTAAGTATCCCTCTTGTTGTAGTAAGACATGACTTTACCATTATTGATTTTAACAGGGCTTTTATGCTTCTGTCAGGTGCAGCAAAGGTTTCAGTAGGTCTTGATGTTAGGGATATAGGGCTGTTCAGAGATATAAGACTTGATTTAACAGAAGCTTTGATTCATGAACACAGGCCAAGAAATCTTTATGTCTATCAGGGAGATTCGGTATTTGAAGTGAAGATTGATTTGAATAGAAGTCAGGAATTCTACGGTGAAAGGACCCATTTTATATATCTTATTGATGTAACAAGATTTATAAATGCGGAAAAAGAACTCCTTAGAAAGAACAAGGAACTGATGATCGCTAATTCCATATCCAATATATTTATCTCATCCTCTGAAACAGAAGAGCTATATGGTAATATACTTGAAAAATGTATGCTCGTGGGAGATTTCGGGGTGGGAGCTGTTCTGACACCAGCAGAGGAAAGAGGAGGTCTTGCAGTCAGGGCGCAGAGGGGTTTTTCACTTGCCTTTCAGAGGTCTATTCAGGGAGATTTTCAGAAACTAATAACCTCTTCAGAGTCTCCCATGAGGGTCTTTGACAGAGAGGAGATCGGAAGTAATGAAATTCTCATGAGAGAAGGTATTTTGTTTTTTGTGATCGTGCCTCTTGTTAGCAGCGGTACTGTGCTTGGCTATCTCCTTCTTGGCAACAGGAAGGAACGGGTCTTTGACCTTGAGCTTGCCTCTATAATATCACTTATCGGGAACAATGTCGCTCTTGTTTTTGATAAGATAAGGCTTTTTAAGGAACTAGAAAGGCTTTCCATTACAGATAGTCTTACAGGTCTCTTCAACCGCAGATACTTCTATGGAGCCCTCGAAAAGGAAATAGAGCGGGTAAAGAGGTATGGGGCTAATTTTTCTCTTGTGCTAATAGATATAGATGACTTTAAGAGGGTGAACGATGAGTATGGTCACCTGGCGGGTGACAGGGTTCTTCAGGTCCTTGCAGATATCCTCAAAAGGACATTAAGAAAGGTTGATATAATAGCCCGTTATGGAGGAGAGGAGTTCATTCTCTTGCTTCCAAATACAGGAAAGGAAGAGGCGGGTGCAATAGCAAACAGGATTAGAGAGGAGATCTCAAAAACAGTGGTTGAATGCAGGTCTGATAAAGGTGCGGAGGTTATATGTCCTGTTACAATAAGTGGTGGAATTACCACATGCCCTGATGATTTTACTGATGCTGACAGGCTTCTGAGTGCTGCTGATAAGGCTATGTATGAGGCAAAGTCACTTGGTAAAAATAAAATGATACTTTACCATAAAGAGCCGGCTATCTTTGAAGCTGATGAGCTGAGAAAGATTGAAAAAGGAGGTTCTGAATGA
- a CDS encoding Ppx/GppA family phosphatase, whose translation MSLKKEEQRPSQSSPLIASIDTGSNTIRLLIGFLKGKTLQRLYSDRRITRLGESITNSGRLNEQRIEDSLDCFRNFRKKAEEFNVRRIAAVGTSALREAENSKYFIERVKNETGIDIRVITPEEEAFLTIEGIRLGLELPKEFIAFDIGGGSTEFVISGNGFTELHSVPAGVLKLSRHIRNFPPSKEIIYRISSDIKNIFSALQSLASGLKPEALIGTGGTVTTLASIDLSLDTYIPERIHGHRLFFPNLKAIFDRLSTLTLKEMSEIRGMEKGREDIILAGLITVMEIMKLFSQESIVVSDFGILEGIIKYETDLMRDEGL comes from the coding sequence TTGAGCTTAAAGAAAGAAGAACAAAGACCCTCACAAAGCTCTCCCCTGATAGCCTCTATAGATACGGGTTCTAATACCATAAGACTTCTTATAGGTTTTTTAAAAGGAAAGACTTTGCAGAGGCTTTATTCAGACAGAAGGATTACAAGGCTTGGTGAATCAATCACGAACAGCGGTAGATTAAATGAGCAGAGAATAGAGGATAGCCTTGATTGTTTCAGGAATTTCAGAAAAAAGGCAGAGGAATTTAATGTGAGGAGGATAGCTGCTGTTGGTACTTCTGCCTTAAGAGAGGCAGAAAATTCCAAATACTTTATTGAAAGAGTAAAAAATGAAACAGGTATTGATATCAGGGTTATCACACCTGAGGAAGAGGCATTCCTTACAATAGAAGGTATCAGGCTCGGTCTTGAGCTCCCTAAGGAATTCATTGCCTTTGACATTGGAGGAGGAAGCACAGAATTTGTCATAAGTGGAAATGGTTTTACAGAGCTGCACTCCGTTCCTGCTGGTGTCCTTAAGCTTTCAAGGCACATAAGGAATTTCCCTCCGTCAAAGGAAATTATTTACAGAATAAGTTCTGATATTAAAAATATCTTCTCTGCACTTCAATCGTTAGCCTCAGGGCTCAAGCCTGAGGCACTTATAGGTACAGGCGGAACAGTTACAACCCTTGCCAGTATTGATCTTTCTCTTGATACTTATATTCCAGAAAGAATTCACGGTCACAGATTATTCTTTCCAAATCTGAAAGCAATATTTGACAGGCTTTCTACCTTAACATTAAAAGAGATGAGCGAGATCAGGGGCATGGAAAAGGGCAGGGAGGATATAATCCTTGCAGGCCTTATCACAGTTATGGAGATTATGAAGCTATTTTCTCAAGAGAGCATTGTGGTTAGTGATTTTGGTATCTTAGAGGGTATAATAAAATATGAGACTGATTTAATGAGAGACGAGGGTTTATAA